The genome window GCCAAGTTCTGACGGGTTCGCCGCGCGGCGCGCGGCATCGCTGCGGCCCGGCTCCGGAGTCGGCCTTCGCGGCCGGGCCGAAGCCGGATCATGCCCTCACGCGGCATGGCCGGGGCGGAGCAGGTGCGACGGGTTCGGCCGCATGCCTGGGCGGTGGCACGGAGGAGCCGGAGGTCGGTGAGGGCTCGGTCGCCCCGCTCGCAGACGGCGAGCACGGCGACGACCGCCGCCGTGGTCACAAGCACGATCGCGGCGGGCGCGGCAGGGCCGCTCGGGTCGTCGCGGCCGCTCCACCAACCGGTCGGCGCCGGGCGGGGCCGACGTCACGGCTGTGATCGCCCCGGCATCGGGGACAATGGGCCGCGATGACCGCACTCGACACCCCGGTCGCGCCGCCCGCGACCCGCACCGCGCCCCTGCGGATCGGCCCCTACCAGGTCGACCCGCCGGTCGTGCTCGCGCCGATGGCCGGGATCACCAACGTCGCGTTCCGCCGGCTGTGCCGGGAGTACGGGGCCGGCCTCTACGTCTGCGAGATGATCACCAGCCGGGCGCTGGTCGAACGGCATCCGACGACCATGCAGATGGTCACCTTCGACCCCGACGAGCACCCGCGCTCGATGCAGCTCTACGGCGTCGACCCGGAGACCATGGGCCAGGCCGTGCGGATGATCGTCGACGAGGGCCTCGCCGACCACGTCGACATGAACTTCGGCTGCCCGGTACCGAAGGTGACCCGCAAGGGCGGCGGTTCCGCCCTGCCGTACAAGCGCAGGCTGTTCGGCGAGATCGTGCGCGCCGCGGTGCGCGCCGCCGAGCCCGCGGGCGTGCCGGTGACCGTGAAGTTCCGCATCGGCATCGACGACGAGCACATCACCTACCTCGACGCCGGGCGCATCGCCGAGGACAACGGCGCCGCGGCCGTCGCGCTGCACGGCCGCACCGCCGCGCAGCGCTACTCCGGCCAGGCCGACTGGTCCGCCATCGCCCGCCTCAAGGAGACCGTGCGCACCATCCCGGTGCTCGGCAACGGCGACATCTTCAGCGCCGACGACGCGTTGCGGATGGTCGCCGAGACCGGCTGCGACGGCGTGGTCGTCGGGCGCGGCTGCCTCGGCAGGCCGTGGCTGTTCCGCGACCTGCAGGCCGCCTTCGCGGGCGAGCCGGTGCCGGAGGGGCCGAACCTGGGCGAAGTGTGCCGGGTCCTGCGCAGGCACGGCGAGCTGCTCGCCGACCACATGGGCGAGGAGAAGGGCCTGCGCGACCTGCGCAAGCACATGGCCCAGTACCTGCGCGGCTTCCCGGTCGGCTCGGACCTGCGGCACCGCTTCGGGCTGGTCTCCGGGCTCGCCGAGCTCGACGACCTGCTGGCGCAGCTCGACCACGACGTCCCGTTCCCGGTCGACGCGGAGGGACCGCGCGGCAGGCAGGGCTCTGCGGGGCGCGTCGTGCTGCCGGAGGGCTGGCTGGACGACCCCGACGACCTGTGCGTGCCCACCGCTGCCGAGATCGACCACAGCGGCGGCTGAGCCGGCGCCGATGTCCACCGCGCCGCGCACCGGAGCGTTCGTCCACTGTGGATTGCTGCTCGGGCTGGCCGTGGCCGGATGCGCGCCGTCCGGCACGGATCCGGTACGGCAGTACTTCTCCGACTACAACACCGGCGCGCGGCTGGGTCCGGCCGCACAGCGGGATTTCCTCGCCCGCACCCAGCATCCGGACTTCGCCGACCAGACCTGCGATCTCGGCGACACCACCGTCGAGCTGGACCCGGCGATGTCCACGCTGCGACCGGATCCCGGCTTCTCCCCGGACGGCGCGGGCCCGCCGCGCGGCGAGGTGTGGATCATCGGTGTCGAAGTGGTCCTGCGGCGGGATGGCACCGTGGTCGGCAGGCAGGTCGGCTCGCAGCACGTGGTCGTCCTCGACGGCCGCGTGCACGGCTTCGCGCCGTGCCCGTCGTGAACGACTCGCTGCCCGGTCGATCACCGTTCTCCCACTTTCGGCGCAGGCGCCGTAACACGGCCTCGGTGGAGTTGCGATGGAGTTGCGATGGCGTGATCGAAAACACACGCGGTTTTGCTCGTCCGTGCGGGTGGGTCCGAACCGATTCGCTTCCGAAGTGACCCCTCCTGCGGGTACACATCCAAGAGCCGAAGACTCGAGCGGCGCTCACCATTTCAGAGCAACGCAGGGTCAGCCGGATGAGCGAATTAGCGGCGCGCATGAGCCGGACCAGCTCAAGCGATCCGTCACACCCGACGACACCACGGACGGGAGGTGAGTGCGATGACCGGACTGCGCAACGGTTTCGCAGGCCCGGAACCTCTGCGCGACGACTCCGCGTCGGCCCGGTGCCCGACACCGCCTCCCGGCAGGCGACGCGACCTGGCCGACGGCGCGGGCATGGCCGAGCTGCACGAGTCGATCGCGAGCCTGCTGGCCTCGCGCGGGCAGTGGCGGCAGGCCTACCACCACCTGCGCTCGGCTCTCGACCTCATGTCCACAGAGGACACACCCAGGGTGCCGGAGCAGCTCCGCCACGAGGTCAAGCGCCTGCGCCGGGAGCACGCCGAGGCCCGCGAGCAGAGCCGCCGGGACAGCCTCACCGCCAGCTACAACCGGCGCTACCTCGACGAACGGCTGGCCGACCTGGTCAGCGACGACCCCGAGGCCGACGGCCTCGCGGTGGCGCTGGTCGACCTGGACTGGTTCAAGCACGTCAACGACACCTACGGACACCTGCTCGGCGACCGCGTGCTGCAGCGGGTCGTCGACCTCCTGCAGGAGGTGCTGCCGACGGGGGCGTTCTGCGCCCGCTACGGCGGCGAGGAGTTCGTGCTGGTGTTCCCGACCATCGACGCTGCGGCGGCGGTCGCGGCCTGCGAAGGTGCCCGCGCCCGCATCGAGCGGTTCCCCTGGGGGCAGATGGCGCCGGGACTGCGGGTCACGGTCAGCATCGGCGTCGCGCACGAGCAGCACGCCACACTGGGCTCCGACGCCTCACCGCCATCGGCCGAACAGCAGCTGATCAGCGCGGACGCCCTGCTCTACGCGGCGAAGCAGTCCGGGCGCAACGCGGTCGCCTACCGCACGGGCAGCGAGGTCCGTCTCGCGTCCGGGCACCGCTCCGGCGGTTACTGATCGCAACCGCGCCCCGACCCGGGGTGGCAACGAGCGGGTCGCGCCGGGCAAGTGGCCTAACACACTTGCGTGTTTTGGCCTAGCAGGCAGGCATGATCGTGCACTGATTGTGAAGAAATTGTCTGCACTATCGTCAGTTCGGGCGATCAGCCGTACTATCTCGAGAGCGCTGAGCGATACAGCTGCGGGGGGTTGATCGCCGGCGACGGCGAACCATTGCACATGATCGATCACGAGGTGGGAGGGAAAACGGGTGCCGCAGGACCCCCGCCAAGGCATGAACGCGCACCGACGTTCCCGTCCCGAGCAGGATCCTGGACAGGAGCAACCGGCCGAGAGCACCAACGGCGGCGGCAGGCGCCGCCGCGCGCTGGGCGACGACGGCACCGGCGGTACCCGGGTCATCGACCTGCTCTCCAAGCACGGCAAGGCCCCCGGCACGGGTTCGCACCACCGCAGGCAGGCCGAGCCGCCGGCGAACGGTGAGCAACCGAGCGGTGGTACCGCGCAGCCGTGGCAGCCGCCGGCAGGCGGGCGCCCGCAGCGCGGCGGCCCGCCCGGCCCGCCCGGCCCGCCCGGCCCGAGCGAGACGGGCGGCCGCAG of Saccharopolyspora erythraea contains these proteins:
- the dusB gene encoding tRNA dihydrouridine synthase DusB, with product MTALDTPVAPPATRTAPLRIGPYQVDPPVVLAPMAGITNVAFRRLCREYGAGLYVCEMITSRALVERHPTTMQMVTFDPDEHPRSMQLYGVDPETMGQAVRMIVDEGLADHVDMNFGCPVPKVTRKGGGSALPYKRRLFGEIVRAAVRAAEPAGVPVTVKFRIGIDDEHITYLDAGRIAEDNGAAAVALHGRTAAQRYSGQADWSAIARLKETVRTIPVLGNGDIFSADDALRMVAETGCDGVVVGRGCLGRPWLFRDLQAAFAGEPVPEGPNLGEVCRVLRRHGELLADHMGEEKGLRDLRKHMAQYLRGFPVGSDLRHRFGLVSGLAELDDLLAQLDHDVPFPVDAEGPRGRQGSAGRVVLPEGWLDDPDDLCVPTAAEIDHSGG
- a CDS encoding GGDEF domain-containing protein, producing MTGLRNGFAGPEPLRDDSASARCPTPPPGRRRDLADGAGMAELHESIASLLASRGQWRQAYHHLRSALDLMSTEDTPRVPEQLRHEVKRLRREHAEAREQSRRDSLTASYNRRYLDERLADLVSDDPEADGLAVALVDLDWFKHVNDTYGHLLGDRVLQRVVDLLQEVLPTGAFCARYGGEEFVLVFPTIDAAAAVAACEGARARIERFPWGQMAPGLRVTVSIGVAHEQHATLGSDASPPSAEQQLISADALLYAAKQSGRNAVAYRTGSEVRLASGHRSGGY